The following proteins come from a genomic window of Rutidosis leptorrhynchoides isolate AG116_Rl617_1_P2 chromosome 10, CSIRO_AGI_Rlap_v1, whole genome shotgun sequence:
- the LOC139873442 gene encoding origin of replication complex subunit 6, which yields MDLPDIARKLGLSESKQVVRKAAELRRMSDLQFDSSSAGIGEICKAVICLEIAANMYQVLFDRQIAIRLSGMSEKAYIRSFNVMQNGIGVKNTLDIRELAIQFGCVRLIPIVKKDLSLYRERFIASLPASRRASADFTRPVFTAAGFYLCAKKHKLKVDKNKLIELAGASEDEFSSVSTSMKDLCHDVFGVTKEKKDPKLVKGNRDLLDAFPENRQPEEGGYSSDEGKDLSAYKKRKREENHKYEEWKSTVVESNKQSKEKVAVKKTKQAQLNFFKRGAGTEVGV from the exons ATGGATTTGCCGGATATTGCAAGGAAGTTAGGTTTATCTGAATCGAAACAAGTCGTCCGTAAAGCCGCCGAGCTCCGTCGCATGTCTGATCTTCAATTTGATTCATCCAGTGCCGGAATC gGGGAGATTTGTAAAGCTGTCATATGTTTAGAGATTGCTGCTAATATGTAC CAAGTTTTATTTGATCGACAGATTGCGATAAGATTGAGTGGAATGTCTGAGAAGGCTTACATTAGATCTTTCAACGTGATGCAGAACGGAATTGGTGTCAA GAATACACTTGATATCAGAGAATTGGCTATTCAATTTGGATGTGTTAGGCTTATTCCTATTGTAAAGAAAGACTTATCACT ATACAGGGAGCGGTTTATTGCATCGTTACCTGCTTCACGTCGAGCAAGTGCTGACTTCACAAGGCCTGTGTTTACTGCAGCAGGGTTTTATTTATGTGCCAAAAAACATAAG CTCAAGGTCGACAAGAATAAGTTGATTGAACTTGCTGGTGCATCAGAAGATGAATTTTCAAGT GTATCTACTTCGATGAAGGACCTTTGTCACGATGTATTTGGGGTGACAAAAGAAAAGAAAGATCCAAAGTTGGTGAAAGGGAACAGAG ACTTGTTGGATGCCTTCCCTGAGAACAGGCAACCTGAAGAGGGTGGTTATTCATCTGATGAAGGCAAAGAT CTTTCGGCATACAAGAAGCGGAAGCGTGAGGAAAACCACAAATATGAGGAATGGAAATCTACTGTAGTAGAATCCAATAAGCAAAGCAAGGAAAAAG TCGCTGTTAAAAAAACCAAGCAAGCACAACTCAACTTTTTCAAGAGAGGTGCAGGAACTGAAGTAGGAGTGTAA